GCCCGTTTGCTCTATGAGTCTCTTGTGTCTCAGATGTGACAACTTGGAAACCCCGGTCCGATAGATCATTAGCACGACAAAAACTAGGTAGGTCACGAAATCGTAGGTACTTTTCCATCCCAGTCAGGGCCGGCTCAACCCATTCGGGGGCCTAAAGCGAAATAAAAGTTTGGGGCCTTTTCCGAATTtcattattataatttttttataattaaatttTTTTCTTgtaaatcatatttttttttgctATGGATAGAATGTCTTAAAAAACAACTCTTTTGACCTGACCCCAATCTCCTAGTCTCTATTATGTATGTGTAGGAGAGTTGTATTATCCCTTTCAAAAGAGGGTCTTCTTCAATTGACAAGAAGGCTAAAAGCTTAATCTTATTCTTAATTAtcttttggtgcaatttttttttgtttccaACCTATAAATGAAGGCTGCAGACTGaatgaaaccttatatataacataaacaaaaaattATATAATTCTGCATTACAATAATAACCTCATGTCAAATATGGCGTATAATTTATTTTCAATTGAAAGAAAGACATTCTTCCATGTAAGCATTATATAGTTTATATATCAGATTTCGATACTACACCAAATTACACATATATTGCACCCAGAATAATATTTTCAGGTTTCAAGTCCATGTGCATTATATTACATATGCCATTAGCATGAAGATCCAAAACAACAGAAACAATCTGAAGTATAGAAACGTACCAAGTTATCAATGATTTTAGGACAAAAAACTTCAATCAAGTCATCAATAAATTAAGCCAAAAACGATTACCTTCAACAACTGGCTTTTAGTCTCAGACTTCAGAACCGATGAACAACGATGTTTTCTGCTTCTAGTTATCGGTGATTTATCTTCCACAAAATTGCAACATGTATAAACAATTGACGCTTTAGATTCCGATGCATTTTTTCCTTTCTATTGTTGTCAGTTTCTGACCTAATATAACAGGCCTAACACAGAAATTGGAGGCACTAGAAGGGTGGAGGCCCAAAGCAATTGCTTTAGTTGGCTCCCCCTTGGGCCGGCCTTGACAGGGCCGTTTCAATGTTTTTGGAGGCCCTAAGCGAACTACAAAGTCAGGGGCTTATTATTGGTATAAATGAATTGCGATTGAGATTTGAGATATTGAATAACCAGAGCGATGTTTTTTCCTAATATCGACCCTAATTTCGCTCAATCCGCAATCAATTTCACATTGCTTACTCAAAAGACGCCAGCGAGGGTTGATGTGTTGCGTGCGTGGACAGTGGCAAAAAAACAAATctaatatatgaaaaaaaaaattggaggCTCTTGTTTTTTGGTGGCCCTAGGCCTTAGCCTAGGTTGATAAGCCTTACGGGCCGGCCCTGACTGATTATGTACTTAGGGTGAGCGGGGCACAATCGGTAACCCCTTGCGGGGACCGTTGTTGCCGCTCGGTGGTGGTGCCGCCATCCAGGCGGTGACAGAATTCGGGGGCCCAAATCGGTGGGGAGTCACCGAAGAAAGGAAGGAGAGAGGGAACTGATGGATCAAtgaaaaattttcttttttttttttttttgaataaaaaaacaattccccTAAGAGTGGTGCACCCCGTACGTTTTTGAACTAGAGGGAAGTTATAGAGGGGAAATGACATAGCAACGTATGATTGGGTTAAAAAAAGTTTTCCCTCACCTAATTAGGAGGTGCCCCCTTCACCCTTATGTTTATACCAAAACTCGTGACAAAATCAATGACCACTTTCCAGTGACATATAATATGATTAAGTCAACAAATCATTCAAAGACAGATTTTTCTTTTGTAATTAAAAACTGGTTATTGTGTCTACATAACTACTTAGCGCCAATTTGTTCGTTCACATATTTAGGTCgtgagtagctcggctcgtttgcaccttTAGTTTTGTTAGTGtttcgacttagttatttttttatgatAATAGTTTATGTTTCGGATAAAATTTGACGAGTTAACATGCTGCAACGCATGTGTATGGTTCAGcgttttacgtctattttttgtTCAGTTTAAAGGTCTCGTAGCAACGCGGGGCATCCTATGTATATTAAAAACAAATGTTGGTATGAATTgcatattaaaaaataaatacatGGTTGCGTTTATTTACATTATTTGAATTTTTCCTTGATACCTGTCATCCAATGACCTTAAGAAAATAAGTACATGGTTGTGTTTATTTATATAATTGTTTTTTGCGACACTGATACATTTTGTTAAAAAGTAGTTGTATTCGAAATAGAGTATTGTTTCGGTATCATGAGCTATACAAGTTCCAATACCATACCGATCGATGCCATAATAAACCGAACCGATCATGAATCCAATCGAACAACGACACTAGTTTTGGTGTTATCGAAACCAATCATTTTTGTGATTTTCGATTGATATATAAGTCGATATCTTTTTAGGTTTTACTTTGTTATTAGCTATAACGAATATCAATACCATAACAAATCGTAACAAACCGGTAATAACCGAATTCAAACGCATCATGTAGAGATATCCAATagttatatttgttttttttttcaaagttgATAACTATTTGAAAAGAAAAAAGTAGATTAATTTATTGaaaagaaatcaagaatacaccgGACACTTCTAGTTACGaggctttattattatttatttatataagaaAAAGTGCCCTTGTCTATTCCTCTCTAGAATCCAGATAGATATAGAAGCATTTAGAACTCGCCACCACAAATCTTCCTCCTATAAATAACTCACTTCATCTCCATACCCTCACACATCCAAAACACCATATATATTATAACAAGtttcagccatgtcgatcattcCAAGCTTCTTTACCGGTAGCAGAAGCAACATATTCGACCCATTCTCCAGCGAAATCTGGGACCCCTTCCAGGGCTTCTCCAGTGTCTTAAGCAACCTCCCTGAATCATCTCGTGAAACAACAGCCATAGCCAATACCAGAATCGACTGGAAGGAGACACCAGAGGCTCACGTGTTCAAGGCAGACTTGCCTGGGCTGAAGAAGGAGGAGGTGAAGGTGGAGGTTGAAGAAGGGAGAGTGTTGCAGATAAGCGGAGAGAGGAGCAGAGAAAATGAAGAGAAGAATGATAAGTGGCATAGGGTGGAGAGGAGCTCTGGGAAGTTTTTGAGGCGGTTTAGGTTGCCGGAGAATGCGAAAATGGATCAGGTGAAGGCGGCGATGGAGAACGGTGTGCTGACGGTCACCGTGCCAAAAGAAGAGGAGAAGAAGCCGGAAGTGAAGGCTATTGATATCTCCGGCTAAGGTTGTTGCGGTGGTCTTTGTATAATGTGATGAAAGTATCCACTTATTTTATGTTGTGTTTATGTTTTTTGTATGGTTATTTGTTTGCTATATGGTTTGAGTGAATAAAAGCTTCTGTTACATATAGATGTTGAttggggtgttcagaattcgtttcgaattcgaaaaatttgaaattcgtttaaatttgatttgattatcaagaattcgttttgattaaaataattcgaattcgattcaattcgactCAAGTAAATCGAACacgaatttataattttaaattcgattcgattcgaaattcgaataaaaattatactttttttatttattatttttatatataatgcatatataacttttattaggctatactataaattattttcattttttttccaaTTACTAAAATTTGCCATTACCAAACCTACTACATGAcccataactaaaacctaagtaacaaatTTATCAATATATTTATAACCCTATAAAATTAGCTTGTAATCTAGAGTGGTTATTCCCGACTTCTCGTTTTAAATTTTAGACTTATGGTACTTTATTTGaaactttttaatgtgatatcgtgctttatggctgctttaaaatttatgtttcattttcatagttttttaaatgtttttaaagagtgaattaaatcgaatttattcgaattcgattcgaattcgaatttttaatcaaatacgaatcgaatatgaattgggttttttaatcgaatacgaatttgaATTGAATTCGGtaagttttaatcgaattcgaatcgaatacgaattcaagggaaaataaaaattattcgaataattcgattcgaataattcgaaaattcgatatttGATTCGATGAACACCCAATATCCCGTATACATAAATTGGTTGCCCAGTAACGATCCTTACTTGTAATTAGGTTTAAAAGAATCATTAGTTTTATTTAAAGTATTAATAAGACGAATCTACAAAAAAGATTACTTGTATCGTAATTATTATTTGTGCTTAAAGTTTATACAAAGATAGTTACTTCCAGAATATCTCCCAAACAGCCCTTTATGTCTTCCTTTGTAGTTTGACCGTTAggggtaggggtggtcatcactcattaatcactcacaacacccaatcaagttttgccatgtcatcaaccatttttcctttactcacaaccatttttagtggcaatggtcatcactcacaacacccaacaataaacccacACACCCCTTCACATGTTCCATCACTCAAACCTTTGTCACTATAACTttccgaaaatataaaactttatatttaaaTATTGAAGCGTTAaataaacaagcacaaactaactaggaatagATAACCCAGTTAGATAGGGGTCTAGTGATACCAAACAAATGGATGAAAACTCctaaattataaataaaacaataaatgaGGGACCTAAGTTGTAAAGTTAGAAACTTGAACGCTTAAAATCAAAATAACGCtcaccaaacacacacttaggtgtgtcTGGTCGAACAAGAACCCAGGGGCGACATCAGGCTCCCCACCAAATCCTAGTTCTTGTCAAAATTCATCAAATTGAGAGTTCAAATCAGTTCCAAATCAATTGTCAAgcacgaattagtgatcaccttgttgaggggatcataaggtatgcaaaaTCTTGATGTGTTGATTCATCTTAAGttctaggttaattgtgaaaaTCGAAATTGAGCTTCATTATGTGTAGTATATATGAAATTGGAAGTGATATGatgtctagggataaaccctagatgGTTTCTTGTTAAAATCTTGCATGATACGTGTAGggttcataatcaccattgtaggtgattaatgggttttgtaggaacttgataaacactaggattatgattCTTGTTCTAGTGTAATCCGAGTTTATGAAGTATTGATGTttaaacatgtgtaaatttgCTTAATTGATGTTGATTTAGATGACAATAACAAGTCATGAAACTTGGTTCTAATTATGTAAAAttttgacccgctaggtgtttgttaaaatgcctaagtgaggattaaaatgttaaaaatCGGATAAAAACGCATGCTTGGATTTTGTAGCGAATTATGCGTTTTAGATTTCGGAAAGGGTTCTAAATTAGTTgagaattgaactctttaggcaaagaaCCCGGGACATCAAGCGGTCAAGCTAGTGGCGATACGCGTTTGAAATGATTGCTCTAAAGGTATGTAACTTATGGTTTCgttacatcatgtttaattatttttttagcTTGTTATATTGAAATTTGGTAAAAGAAGAGACCCGTTAAGTCACGGAAGTGAGGAAGCTCACTAGACAAACAAAACAGGTCAAAACAGTTGTTAAAACAGAGTTTGGCATGTCTTTGAAATGGTGGTCTCCATTCGACATCCAAACGGGTCGAAACAAAGTCGAGTTGTAAATTTCGAAGTGAATGACCATCACTGGTTGTTTGGTTATAAATTAAGCGTAAGCCGTGGAGCGGACACGCTAAACTTGTTGTAAAATGATCCCTTGTTATGGGGGATTAAAGTTCGGAAATTATGCTTATCAAATGGGTAACAAGAGCATGTTTAGATCCTTGAAAACAAGCATGATAATTACTGCGTAAGTGACCCTCGTGAGGGGAGCAAAACGCCATAGTGGGTAAACCGGGATTGGGTAAAATGGCCAAAGACATGAGATGACAATAGAACAAGTTGTTGAACTTGTaaacaaacgggtcaaataaataaAGAACTGAATTATAGGACAACTGTTCTTAAACTGAAATTTTATGTGAATTGTGTTGATAAACgagtccgtaattaaattacggacgcgtaggaaaaagaatcaactAAATCGAACACCCGAGTCAAAAGTTATGATAGTTTAAAGTTTTAGATGTGAAAATGGTGATGCTGGGCTGATATACAGCTAACGAACCTTCTGTCCAAAACGTGGCTTCGCGCCACGCCACGGCGAAACACCATcaccgtcgcgcgacgcgacggccGTGGCTGGCCGCGACAGATGGTGCCAACtcggtcgcggggcgcgaccgcCCAATCCACTGAAATGtttgtttctcatttttaacCATGGAACTTGTTCATACTTGATTCTAAGGTGTCAAAACTAATCTTTCAAGTGGTTTTGACCGTAGGTGATGATGGACTTaatccggatggcgatcaagcacaatttcaagaaccgaacacgatcttTTAAAGCTTCCGCGATTACTTAATTATGTTAAAACAATGTCTATGTAGTTAACACTTAAATACTTGTTTTAGGGTTGTTAAACTAGTAATACTTATCTAAAATGTTAACTCGATGAAAACTTTCTTTAACCTTGATATGTAAATCAAAGTTTTGGTTTACGAATGCTTAGTTTCTGataaaattattataaaaacgAGTGGAGTGTCACAGTCACGTTGGTTATACTTAGCTTACGAGTGATTAAAACGCATTTAAACGAGTTCCCAAGACAAAACGAGTCGAGAAAACAATTTTTTGATGAAACGTGTCCCCGTCGCGTCGCGCCACGGCCTGGGGCCCTCCCCGTCGCGCGGCGCCACGGCCTGATTTGATAAGCAAGTTGCAGCTGGTTGCTGCAGATTCCCAGCACAATCCGGTTttacggaaacgagcataactctctcgtttttgatccgttttgcacgattctttttcctacgcgttcgtaatttaattctctaTCACATGAAGTTAACATCCAACATCcggattttcaaaattttagacTTTTAAGCTTTCGACTCGTTACCCTTTTTACAAGTTTTAACCTGTTCATGCTTTTATCAAAGTAACTTGTTTATTTGACTTCAATTTCTTATAAACCTCATAATTCTTAACATTTGTCTATTATATAAGATTCCAATCACGGGTTTCTTACAACATCCCAACCCATTTCCACTTAAATGTTATTTTAACCCCTTAAGGGTATTTACGCACTTTTAAGGAATTTGACTCGCAAAGATCATACTTTTTGCTTTCATACATGACCAAAGTAATCATTTAATCTAATGGCTTGTTTCTAAACACCCTTTTAAAGTCGTTTGCctgatatacctatcaagggcatttttgtcaacttcGTTCCATCCTTTACAACAAAGGACTTCATTGCACATTCAACCAACCCTATCACTTGACTACAACTCTAAACGCacataccttgctcggatcaaagctaagatccgtttaatacttcatccaCCAAAATTGTTAGATGATAACAACGAGATCCTTTCGCTATCAATCTGTGAATTCATTATACTTGACAAAACCATTCATTAGTCGATAATGCCAAATGGTGACATctccaccatttgacccgttagtTCCAAATGTCCAATTTACCCTTTTTAAACATCAGCTTTAATTTCTTATCATACCCAATTACCCACATATTCCGACCCGTATCAAATACTTGTCGGAACGTCATACTTCACATATTTACTTACCATGTTCGCAATCAATACAATGAATAGATATTCTACAAAAAGGGGTGTAAGCTTACTTACCTCTCATCCAAGTATGCTTCCCGTGCACATAAgtcccgtttgacccgcttctttgtCAAACTTCCATGTCGCTTATCAAGCATCAACTATCATATATCATTCTTAAGATAGTTAGCTTGTTCATCATTCATCACACGGATCTTGTTTCAGAAATTATCATTCAAACTCAAAACATACTAATCTATCAAATCCTAGCCGAAATCCTTTAAACATATACACATGTATGTGATTTCAAACATCATTAACAATAACATATCATCATATTATACAAAACGCACTTCATAACTACATTGGTAATCACTTACTAATGATCTAAGCTCAATTATCTCTAATTTCATCATACCCTTGGTGTATGTACAAACTTCTAAACATAaggtacaactaattcatgcacaatctcctaatttcatacataattcatcaaatcctcCTACTAATTAACATAAATCATTCACACATAAACATTCAAACATTTTATCATCatatttctttcaattcttcTAACAACAATTCATCATACCCACAAAATACATCAATCTtttaacaagaattggacataGGTGGTGTTCAAGGCATCATCATTACCATAACTAATGGGGTTcacctctaaacatcaaattaacacaaaccaTACATAACCTttgttctatatgatgattctagCGCCTACTCATGCTCAATTTCACTTAAATTCATGAATTAGAACATAACCCACTTTACACATGATCACCAATCaagacataccttacgatcccctcgGAAAGGTGATCACTAATTCACGGTCGGTTGTGAATTTAAACTTCGATTCACCCTCTAATTTGATGAATATTGTTGAGTTAGGGTTTGACTCCCTTGGGGAGCTCTGGAACGAtccagaacacacacacacacgaagTGTGTGTAGTGTGTGTTGACATTTTCTTTTAAGTTGATAATTCAACTTTCATTTACCCCACTTTAGTCCCTCGTGTATACCACTAAAACATAATTGGCACAACCTTCGTCATTTAATacttttgaccatacccttaactagtttaaatagcctagttatttatttcatgacgtGTCATATAGGAACACACGGCAAATATTAACATTCggattttggggtgttacaagtcacGCGTGAAGTTTTTCACAGAACAAAATGTCCACGCATTGAACTTTATGCTGGCGGTGGTCTTGACAATTCTCCACGCGTGGTATCATCTTCATCACGGAATATAACGTAATCACCCCCACTGCCCTTATAACAAGTTTGGTATGAAGTGGCATTTTGATGTTTGGCCAACCATCTCACAATGTAGTGGTGTCGAAATAAAGCAAGATCCTTGGGCTTCCATCCCTCTAGGATTATCAAATCCTGAAAAAATTATGTGGGTAATTTGGACTTTGTGTTTGTTAGCGGTGAGGTTTGTAATCTATAGAAATTATAAgatcaaaaacatattttttttatgaaaaggaTCATAttattaaaaagagttaattgcccagatggtccctgtggttttacgttttttcacgtttagtcctcaccttttgaaaatagcaggtatgctccctatggtttatatttcgttactcggatagtcccctgagtagatgtcagttagtttggaaataacaggtatgctccctatggtttgtcgttttgttactcggatagtcccctaaGTAAATGTCagaggactatccgagtaacaaaatgacaaaccatagggagcatacctgttATTTTCAAAAGGTACGGACTAAAcatgaaaaaacgtgaaaccacagggaccatccgggcaattaactcttattaaaaatatatatgtaggtAATATTTATTTTTACTCAAGGTACACGGTATGGTTGGGTGAGTTCGATCGGGGAGGGGGTTGGCCGCACGGGGAACGATTGCCGGTGGTGGATCGGTGAGTGGGGAGTGGTGATTTCGGTGACTACTCGCCGATGCGGGAAGAGGGGGGAAGGAGGTGAGAGGGGGGTTTAATGGTGGGTTCCaacccctttcaaccaatcacaatttttttaatTCTTTACCACTCTCTAAGTAATTGAATCATTGccagtgattgagtgcaaaatgggaaGTGGAATGAGGACTTGACATGGCATGATATTATTGGCTATAaaataactcaaacaccctaagtGACTGAACCATACCCTCCACCATCACTATACGAgaatagtaaaaaaaaatcaaccaatTTTTTTGAAACGCATGCGGGAAAGCTTTCATAATATAGGGGGTAGGGgcggtcatcactcacaacatccaaccaagtttcgccatgtcatcaaccattattccatcactcacaacctttttagtggaaatgctcatcactcaccaccacacccaacaatttccccacAACCAACAATTTCCCTCAAGCAATCAAAACAATCACGCGTTAAAAATATAACGCGTTTTATGTTTGACGCATGATCCATTGGAGTGGCGGTGGTGTTTTATACAAAATCACGCGTGAAACTCTTTCATCACGGACAAAAAGACAACCATCTCGGGTGGCCTAATTGGACAAGAATACCATAACGATGACATAATATCAGGAAGTAGACGAAGATTCGTCAAAGGGTTGGAAAATTGTGAAATATCTACAACAAAAATAGAAACAACTGGTCTATGGTTCAGATGACCTATTTGTTTATAATATTTCTTGTGATGAATATCAAACGGGCCAATGAGCTAATGGTAGAGTGGTAAGATAGAGATCTGGTGTTTCTGGTGACTCAAGTTCGATTCTTGCCCCCAACATTTAGTTTTGGCGgtacctggtgatgatgggagactaggggAGTAGGCGGAGATCGCTAGTTCGTTCCTttaactgagcgggttttacctcaccatGTCGTGCCTTTGGGCGAGTGTTCACAAGCTTCGGCTCTAGGTAAGGGTTTTCCCTAGTTCAAAGGcaagtgtatcccgatgtggtgaatttcgccagtagcacATCTAGAGGATTCGTTGGTCGTTCAACAAATATCAAGCGAATATGAACTCAAAGACCGTTTTGGAAGGTTTTGAGAAAATCAACAAAGTGGGGCCAACGTCTGAATGATGGGTCAATCATCAAAACAAACCAAAACATCATCCTCCAACAAATATACATCCCAAGGTAGCTCGGATGCCCGTACTCAAGTCAATCTCATTGACACTGATGCAGAGTTTGGAATCGAACAAGAATCGATTCGCTCGCCCAGGAGGACTAACAAAGGGAAACTGATGCGGGAATATCAAGTGTCGACTcaattatgtaatgaaataaattcacatttagtgttcattaagttttgttttaatttatgtccATTGAGTTGATCATAAAAACTATATATAAGTTCTCATGTAATTTGTATTGGGGGATAGTTTTTAAGTTTATGAAAAGTCATTTTTTCTCCCAATTCACTTGTGTGTGTTTTGAGTGTGAAACCTCCAATTTTCGGTATTCTACGAGAATCAACGAATTTTGGAAGAATTGTTCCTGGTATTCTGTATGAATCAACAGGTCCGATTTCGTATCCCATTTCCTAGTCTACATCAGAAACATATAACAACCTTAGTGCCTCAGTGGATACGGAATACAAAGGAAGTGTAAAAAATCAAAGGGCATGATGTCACCCCTCGACTTGAAGACACAAAAAGAAAGGAATTCGGATATGAAACTCCTTTCTACTAACATGGATCATCTAACATGAGCTGCTCAAAGACTGCGttattttaatttttgtattgttttctttaaaaattaaataagtttttttcttttttttgttaTATCTTTTTTATTAATATCTAAATACAAATTAAagtattaaataaataaaattataatcaAAGGCAATAATTAACTAATGATTAAAACTTTCTCACATACCACATGCAATACCTGTTACTCGGTGTAAAATGTGAAAGTTGTCATAGCTATGTAGTGTCTACGTTCACACAACAATAGTACTCCTGGACATGTGGCCTAAGTAATTGTGATGTCTATGTTATGAAGAAGAGGCAAGTACATTGTGTGTATGGCACTCTACAAGAGAGCTCAATCACTTTGTTAGTTTCTTACACTCGAACGCGCAAAAGACATCTGTACTTTCTTCTTGTAATATGTCCCCGTGACATGAACTGGAATTTTCATATTGTAGACTCTAGATAAAATCCATTGTACTCAAATCATTAAAACTTGTATTAAACGTTTTAATTTTAATATGCGAATTAAACTAGTGTAATGGTAAAGATTGATTATTTCTATCTAACATTTGTGTCTACGGGCTGCAAACATTCACATGTTCTACTTAGTTCATCGTTCTCTTCTAATGTGGTCCAATCAATCAGATTCAACAGCCTGGAAAACAGAGAGAAATTTAGGAAGAGGATTTGGGACAATTTTCTAAATATAATCTATTAATAATCCAAACGAATACATATAAGGGAAATTGAAATTAACCACTGCTCACATGGAGGAGATCATGGATCACCACTCCTTTATTTTAGGAACAACTCCTTGACACACAAGCTAaacataactaaaacataaagTGAAACAATAGGAAATAACATAATTAATATAGCGTCGTTGTAATGTTGGCCTTGGTACAAATCATCTTCACACACcttcagtggcgaagcttgacaatGAAGACGGGGTgttaaaaacgtatataccaaaaaattccTATAGAACCGAGGGTCGAAACCGTATATactcaaaaatttctatacgaaaactacatatataacactactgagcgaaaagttcgtgGGTCGCCCCCCGGCACCTCTTAAGTTGCGCCCCTGTTAGGGGTGTTCTTTGGGTTTTTTTCTCGGGTTTTTGCTAAgaaaaagtgacccgataaccgaACCTTTTAAAGGTCGGGTTGGTCGAGTTCAGGTTCGGGCTTGTTCGGGTTGGGTTGTTCGGTTTTCATGTATAGATGTaatgttaaaaaaatgttttttttttcgcaatatataattaaaattcaTCATTCTACTTAAAAAATATTATcaaaattaaaacaatatttgACAATATGATATGATAATGTTCATATGtcctaaaacataatattttagaTACCAAAAACTCTAAACCAAAACACATCTATCACAAAAAGACATTAaatgtttgggttttttttcgggtttctgatttcgggtttttcgggtcgggttatCCGGGTTTTTTGTTGGGAAAAAGTTACCCGATAACCGACCCATTTAAGGTTCGAgttggtcgggttcgggtttttcgggtattCTCTAATTC
Above is a window of Helianthus annuus cultivar XRQ/B chromosome 14, HanXRQr2.0-SUNRISE, whole genome shotgun sequence DNA encoding:
- the LOC110904834 gene encoding 17.8 kDa class I heat shock protein-like, coding for MSIIPSFFTGSRSNIFDPFSSEIWDPFQGFSSVLSNLPESSRETTAIANTRIDWKETPEAHVFKADLPGLKKEEVKVEVEEGRVLQISGERSRENEEKNDKWHRVERSSGKFLRRFRLPENAKMDQVKAAMENGVLTVTVPKEEEKKPEVKAIDISG